One Neochlamydia sp. AcF84 genomic window, AGGGATTGAAATTGGAGGTTCTGCCCATAATCCTTTCGGATTGAAAACTCTTAATGTCGATTATAGTGATGAGCTTTCTACACCCTTCAAAAGAGCAGAGGAAAAGGCAGCAGGGCATGCTTTGAAAGTCGATATAGTGGCTAGTGGAGATAATCTTCCTTTTAAGGATAATGTGTTTGACTTTGTGATCAATTCTCATGTTATTGAGCATTTTTTTGATCCTATAAAAGCTATCAAGGAATGGCTGCGCGTGGTAAAGCCAGGAGGATATATCTATATGATTATTCCTCATAAAGAGCGGACCTTCGATAAAAATAGACCGCGCACTTCCTTAGAGGAAATTATCTATCGTCATGAACATTTAACTGCTCCTGAAAATGATGATCATCATCATTGGTCAGTTTGGATAACTCAAGATATGCTAGACATATGCAAGCAT contains:
- a CDS encoding class I SAM-dependent methyltransferase gives rise to the protein MQHVKWIVFLVAVCWVTLFIGFRSNTVRSLLVLPSKEIVRAGGFNHIFHRRNAFQESALAHKLLDGLRGIEIGGSAHNPFGLKTLNVDYSDELSTPFKRAEEKAAGHALKVDIVASGDNLPFKDNVFDFVINSHVIEHFFDPIKAIKEWLRVVKPGGYIYMIIPHKERTFDKNRPRTSLEEIIYRHEHLTAPENDDHHHWSVWITQDMLDICKHYGWEVVAVQDIDDKVGNGFTVVVRKGEEIRNL